One genomic region from Pogoniulus pusillus isolate bPogPus1 chromosome 40, bPogPus1.pri, whole genome shotgun sequence encodes:
- the ACLY gene encoding ATP-citrate synthase isoform X1 yields the protein MSAKAISEQTGKEFLYKYICTSSAIQNRFKYARVTADTDWARLTQEHPWLLSERLVVKPDQLIKRRGKLGLVGINLTLDQVKTWLKQRLGKETSIANAKGVLKNFLIEPFVPHKQEEEFYVCIYAAREGDFVLFHHEGGVDVGDVDAKAQKLLVAVDEKLSESDVKQQLLQHAPADKRDILASFICGLFNLYEDLYFTYLEINPLVVTAAGVYVLDLAAKIDATADYICKVKWGDVEFPPPFGREAYPEEAYIADLDAKSGASLKLTILNPKGRIWTMVAGGGASVVYSDTICDLGGVDELANYGEYSGAPSEQQTYDYAKTILSLMTREKHPEGKILIIGGSIANFTNVAATFKGIVRAIKDYQGPLKEHEVRIFVRRGGPNYQEGLRVMGEVGKTTGIPIHVFGTETHMTAIVGMALGHRPIPNQPPAAAHTANFLLNASGSPSTPAPSRTASFSESKADDSAPAKKAKAAAPLGKATTLFSRHTKAIIWGMQTRAVQGMLDFDYICSRDEPSVAAMVYPFTGDHRQKFYWGHKEILIPVYKNMADAMRKHPEVDVLINFASLRSAYDSTVETMNYPQIRTIAIIAEGIPEALTRKLIKAADKKGVTIIGPATVGGIKPGCFKIGNTGGMLDNILASKLYRPGSVAYVSRSGGMSNELNNIISRTTDGVYEGVAIGGDRYPGSTFMDHVLRYQDTPGVKMIVVLGEIGGTEEYKICRGVKEGRITKPVVCWCIGTCATMFSSEVQFGHAGACANQASETAVAKNKALKDAGVFVPRSFDELGEVIQSVYQDLVAKRVIEPAEEVPPPTVPMDYSWARELGLIRKPASFMTSICDERGQELIYAGMPITEVFKEEMGIGGVLGLLWFQKRLPRYACQFIEMCLMVTADHGPAVSGAHNTIVCARAGKDLISSLTSGLLTIGDRFGGALDAAAKMFSKAFDSGIIPMEFVNKMKKEGKLIMGIGHRVKSINNPDMRVQILKDYVKQHFPATPLLDYALEVEKITTSKKPNLILNVDGIIGVAFVDVLRNCGSFTREEADEYIDIGALNGIFVLGRSMGFIGHYLDQKRLKQGLYRHPWDDISYVLPEHMTM from the exons ATTGCCAATGCCAAGGGAGTCCTGAAGAATTTCCTGATTGAGCCCTTCGTGCCCCACAAGCAG gaggaggagttcTATGTCTGCATCTACGCTGCCCGGGAGGGAGACTTTGTGCTCTTCCACCACGAGGGGGGTGTGGACGTGGGGGATGTGGATGCCAAGGCCCagaagctgctggtggcagtggaCGAGAAGCTGAGCGAGTCGGAcgtgaagcagcagctcctgcagcatgcCCCAGCAGACAAGAGGGA CATCCTGGCCAGCTTCATCTGTGGCCTCTTCAACCTCTATGAAGATCTCTATTTCACCTACCTCGAGATCAACCCCTTAG TAGTAACTGCTGCTGGGGTCTACGTCCTGGACCTGGCTGCCAAGATCGATGCCACCGCAGACTACATCTGCAAAGTCAAGTGGGGGGATGTGGAGTTCCCTCCCCCCTTTGGCAGAGAAGCTTACCCAGAG gaagcCTACATTGCTGACCTGGATGCCAAGAGTGGAGCCAGCCTGAAGCTCACTATCCTGAACCCCAAGGGCAGGATCTGGACCATGGTGGCTGGTGGTGGTGCCTCTGTGGTTTACAG TGACACCATCTGTGACCTGGGGGGCGTGGACGAGTTGGCCAACTACGGAGAGTACTCAGGAGCCCCAAGTGAGCAGCAGACCTACGACTATGCCAAGACCATCCTGTCCCTCATGACACGAGAGAAGCACCCTGAAG GTAAAATCCTGATCATTGGGGGCAGCATTGCAAACTTCACCAACGTGGCAGCCACCTTCAAG GGCATCGTGAGGGCCATCAAGGACTACCAGGGGCCCCTGAAGGAGCACGAGGTGAGGATCTTCGTGCGCAGAGGAGGCCCAAACTACCAGGAGGGGCTGCGAGTGATGGGGGAAGTTG GGAAGACCACTGGCATCCCCATCCACGTCTTTGGTACTGAGACTCACATGACTGCCATCGTGGGCATGGCACTGGGGCACCGACCCATCCCCAaccagccaccagctgctgcccacacagccaACTTCCTGCTGAATGCCAGCGGCAGCCCCTCG AcgccagcccccagcagaacaGCTTCCTTCTCCGAGTCCAAGGCAGACGACAGTGCTCCGGCCAAGAAGGcgaaggcagcagcacctctgg GCAAGGCCACGACGCTGTTCAGCCGCCACACCAAGGCCATCATCTGGGGCATGCAGAccagggcagtgcagggcaTGTTGGACTTCGACTACATCTGCTCCCGGGACGAGCCCTCCGTGGCTGCCATGGTCTACCCCTTCAC TGGGGACCACAGGCAGAAGTTCTACTGGGGCCACAAAGAGATCCTGATCCCAGTCTACAAGAACATGGCAGATGCCATGAGGAAGCACCCGGAGGTGGATGTGCTCATCAACTTCGCCTCGCTACGCTCCGCCTACGACAGCACCGTGGAGACCATGAACTACCCACAG ATCCGCACCATTGCCATCATCGCCGAGGGCATTCCCGAGGCCCTGACTCGAAAACTGATCAAGGCAGCTGACAAGAAGGGAGTCACCATCATCGGGCCTGCAACG GTTGGTGGGATCAAACCAGGCTGCTTTAAGATAGGCAACACTGGGGGCATGCTGGACAACATCCTGGCATCCAAGCTGTACCGGCCTGGCAGCGTGGCCTACGTGTCCCGCTCCGGGGGCATGTCCAACGAGCTCAACAACATCATCTCCAGGACCACTGATGGTGTCTACGAGGGGGTGGCCATCGGGGGAGACAG GTACCCTGGCTCCACCTTCATGGACCACGTCCTGCGCTACCAGGACACCCCAGGGGTGAAGATGATTGTGGTGCTTGGAGAG ATCGGAGGCACAGAGGAGTACAAGATCTGCAGGGGTGTTAAGGAGGGTCGGATCACCAAGCCAGTGGTGTGCTGGTGCATTGGCACTTGTGCCACCATGTTCTCCTCAGAG GTGCAGTTTGGCCACGCAGGAGCTTGTGCCAACCAGGCCTCTGAAACTGCTGTGGCCAAGAACAAAGCCCTGAAGGATGCTGGAGTCTTTGTGCCCCGCAGCTTCGATGAGCTGGGAGAGGTCATTCA ATCTGTCTACCAGGATCTCGTGGCCAAGAGAGTGATTGAGCCAGCTGAGGAAGTGCCTCCTCCAACGGTGCCAATGGATTACTCCTGGGCCAGG gagctggggctgatcCGCAAGCCTGCGTCCTTCATGACCAGCATCTGCGACGAGCGCGGGCAGGAGCTGATCTACGCTGGGATGCCCATCACAGAGGTCTTCAAGGAGGAGATGGGCATCGGGGGGGTGCTGGGCCTGCTCTGGTTCCAAAAGAG gctgcccaggtatgCCTGCCAGTTCATCGAGATGTGCCTGATGGTGACAGCAGACCACGGCCCTGCTGTGTCTGGAGCCCACAACACCATCGTCTGTGCCAGAGCTGGCAAGGACCtgatctccagcctcacctctggCCTGCTCACCATT ggTGACCGCTTCGGAGGAGCCCTGGATGCTGCAGCCAAGAtgttcagcaaggcctttgacagtGGCATCATCCCCATGGAGTTTGTCAATAAgatgaagaaagaagggaagctgATCATGGGCATTGGCCACAGAGTCAAATCA ATCAATAACCCAGACATGAGGGTGCAGATCCTCAAGGACTATGTGAAGCAGCACTTCCCTGCCACCCCCCTGCTGGACTATGCACTCGAGGTGGAGAAGATCACAACCTCCAAG aaACCAAACCTGATCCTGAACGTGGATGGCATCATTGGGGTTGCCTTCGTGGATGTGCTCAGGAACTGTGGCTCCTTCACACG GGAAGAAGCAGATGAATACATTGACATAGGGGCCCTGAATGGCATCTTCGTGCTGGGCAGGAGCATGGGATTCATTG GCCACTACCTGGACCAGAAGAGGCTGAAGCAAGGTCTGTACAGGCACCCCTGGGATGACATCTCCTACGTCCTGCCAGAGCACATGACCATGTGA
- the KLHL11 gene encoding kelch-like protein 11, producing the protein MSDKMAAAAASPQPQTVPGQQAAEAEGSCPRSGGMDGENEAEEFGCPAHCSDLAWRQNEQRRHGLYCDITLAFGGGRPGAAREYRAHRSVLAGATEYFTPLFSGGFAESRLDRVELQKWSSEGGPDPDTVEAVIGFMYTGTIRVSPGNVHEVLEMADRFLLSRLKEFCGEFLKKKLNLSNCVAVHSLAHMYSLSQLALRAQDMIRRNFHRVIQDEEFYTLPFHLVRDWLSDSEITVDSEEILFETVLKWVQKNPEERERYFEDLFKLLRLSQMKPTYLTRHVKPERLVASSEGCAQLVSEAVESHALRSENLRAGNLQPSSCPLALLPRFGQNMDVIMVIGGVSEGGDYLSECVGYFIEEDRWVNLPHIHNHLDGHAVAVTDSYVYVAGSMEPGFAKTVERYNPSRNIWEQVSNLITRKHSFGLTEVRGNLYSIGGHGNFSPGFKDVAIYSPEKDKWLSLESAPKILRDVKAAAVEDRFVYIAARTPVDSDSEDGLRAVFIRFDAETRQWQDVESLPLIDNYCSFQMSVANTNFYHTASCCPKSYPIDNEEAKAKISGRASDEILESLPPEVLSIEGAAICYYKDDVFIIGGWKNSDDIDKQYRKEAYRYCAERKRWMLLPPMPQPRCRATACHVRIPFRCLQGTQRYPMPQNLMWQKDRIRQMQERQMQEIHRHSVSLRRLPRSQIEC; encoded by the exons ATGTCGGACAAAATGGCGGCGGCcgcagcctcccctcagccgcAGACGGTCCccgggcagcaggcagcggAGGCCGAGGGCAGCTGCCCCCGCAGCGGCGGCATGGACGGGGAGAACGAAGCGGAGGAGTTCGGGTGCCCGGCGCACTGCTCCGACCTGGCCTGGAGGCAGAACGAGCAGCGCCGCCACGGCCTCTACTGCGACATCACCCTGGCCTTCGGCGGCGGGCGGCCCGGGGCTGCCCGCGAGTACCGAGCGCACCGCTCCGTCCTGGCCGGCGCCACCGAGTACTTCACTCCGCTCTTCTCGGGCGGCTTCGCCGAGTCGCGCTTGGACCGCGTGGAGCTGCAGAAGTGGAGCTCGGAGGGCGGCCCCGACCCCGACACGGTGGAAGCCGTTATCGGCTTCATGTACACCGGCACCATCCGCGTCAGCCCCGGCAACGTGCACGAAGTGCTGGAGATGGCCGACAG GTTCCTGCTGAGCCGCCTGAAGGAGTTCTGCGGAGAGTTCCTGAAGAAGAAGCTGAACCTCTCCAACTGCGTGGCCGTGCACAGCCTGGCGCACATGTACTCGCTCAGCCAGCTGGCGCTGCGGGCGCAGGACATGATCCGCAGGAACTTCCACAGAGTCATCCAGGATGAGGAGTTCTACACTCTGCCTTTCCACCTGGTCAGGGACTGGCTCTCGGACTCGGAGATCACGGTGGACTCGGAGGAGATCCTCTTCGAGACTGTTctgaagtgggtccagaagaACCCcgaggagagggagaggtacTTTGAGGATCTCTTTaagctgctgaggctgtcccAGATGAAGCCTACCTACCTCACCCGCCACGTCAAACCCGAGAGGCTGGTGGCCAGCAGcgagggctgtgcccagctggtgtCGGAGGCCGTGGAGAGCCATGCCCTGCGCTCCGAGAACCTGCGGGCCGGCAACCTGCAGCCCTCCAGCTgccccctggccctgctgccgcGCTTCGGGCAGAACATGGATGTCATCATGGTGATCGGGGGCGTGTCGGAGGGGGGGGACTACCTGAGCGAGTGCGTGGGGTACTTCATCGAGGAGGATCGCTGGGTCAACCTGCCCCACATCCACAACCACCTGGATGGCCACGCCGTGGCTGTCACTGACTCCTACGTCTACGTGGCTGGCTCCATGGAGCCAGGCTTCGCCAAGACTGTGGAGAGATACAACCCCAGCAGGAACATCTGGGAGCAGGTCTCTAACCTGATCACCAGGAAGCACTCCTTCGGCCTCACCGAGGTCAGGGGCAACCTGTACAGCATCGGCGGGCACGGCAACTTCAGCCCCGGCTTCAAGGACGTGGCCATCTACAGCCCGGAGAAGGACAagtggctgagcctggagtCGGCACCCAAGATCCTGCGCGACGTCAAGGCCGCCGCGGTCGAGGATCGCTTCGTCTACATCGCCGCCCGCACGCCCGTGGACAGCGACAGCGAGGACGGCCTCAGGGCAGTCTTCATCAGGTTCGATGCCGAGACTCGGCAGTGGCAGGACGTGGAGTCCCTGCCCCTCATCGACAACTACTGCTCCTTCCAGATGTCCGTGGCCAACACCAACTTCTACCACACTGCGTCCTGCTGCCCCAAGAGCTACCCCATAGACAATGAGGAGGCCAAGGCCAAGATCAGCGGCAGGGCCTCCGATGAGATCCTGGAGAGCTTGCCCCCGGAGGTGCTCAGCATCGAGGGGGCAGCCATCTGCTACTACAAGGACGATGTCTTCATCATCGGGGGGTGGAAGAACAGCGACGACATCGACAAGCAGTACCGGAAGGAGGCCTACCGCTACTGCGCCGAGAGGAAGCGCTGGATGCTGCTGCCCCCCATGCCGCAGCCCCGCTGCAGGGCCACCGCCTGCCACGTCAGGATCCCCTTCAGGTGCTTGCAGGGGACGCAGAGGTACCCCATGCCTCAGAACCTGATGTGGCAGAAGGACAGGATAAGGCAGATGCAGGAGAGGCAGATGCAGGAGATCCATCGGCACTCCGTGAGCCTGCGCCGCCTGCCGCGCTCCCAGATTGAGTGCTAG
- the ACLY gene encoding ATP-citrate synthase isoform X2 gives MSAKAISEQTGKEFLYKYICTSSAIQNRFKYARVTADTDWARLTQEHPWLLSERLVVKPDQLIKRRGKLGLVGINLTLDQVKTWLKQRLGKETSIANAKGVLKNFLIEPFVPHKQEEEFYVCIYAAREGDFVLFHHEGGVDVGDVDAKAQKLLVAVDEKLSESDVKQQLLQHAPADKRDILASFICGLFNLYEDLYFTYLEINPLVVTAAGVYVLDLAAKIDATADYICKVKWGDVEFPPPFGREAYPEATYIADLDAKSGASLKLTILNPKGRIWTMVAGGGASVVYSDTICDLGGVDELANYGEYSGAPSEQQTYDYAKTILSLMTREKHPEGKILIIGGSIANFTNVAATFKGIVRAIKDYQGPLKEHEVRIFVRRGGPNYQEGLRVMGEVGKTTGIPIHVFGTETHMTAIVGMALGHRPIPNQPPAAAHTANFLLNASGSPSTPAPSRTASFSESKADDSAPAKKAKAAAPLGKATTLFSRHTKAIIWGMQTRAVQGMLDFDYICSRDEPSVAAMVYPFTGDHRQKFYWGHKEILIPVYKNMADAMRKHPEVDVLINFASLRSAYDSTVETMNYPQIRTIAIIAEGIPEALTRKLIKAADKKGVTIIGPATVGGIKPGCFKIGNTGGMLDNILASKLYRPGSVAYVSRSGGMSNELNNIISRTTDGVYEGVAIGGDRYPGSTFMDHVLRYQDTPGVKMIVVLGEIGGTEEYKICRGVKEGRITKPVVCWCIGTCATMFSSEVQFGHAGACANQASETAVAKNKALKDAGVFVPRSFDELGEVIQSVYQDLVAKRVIEPAEEVPPPTVPMDYSWARELGLIRKPASFMTSICDERGQELIYAGMPITEVFKEEMGIGGVLGLLWFQKRLPRYACQFIEMCLMVTADHGPAVSGAHNTIVCARAGKDLISSLTSGLLTIGDRFGGALDAAAKMFSKAFDSGIIPMEFVNKMKKEGKLIMGIGHRVKSINNPDMRVQILKDYVKQHFPATPLLDYALEVEKITTSKKPNLILNVDGIIGVAFVDVLRNCGSFTREEADEYIDIGALNGIFVLGRSMGFIGHYLDQKRLKQGLYRHPWDDISYVLPEHMTM, from the exons ATTGCCAATGCCAAGGGAGTCCTGAAGAATTTCCTGATTGAGCCCTTCGTGCCCCACAAGCAG gaggaggagttcTATGTCTGCATCTACGCTGCCCGGGAGGGAGACTTTGTGCTCTTCCACCACGAGGGGGGTGTGGACGTGGGGGATGTGGATGCCAAGGCCCagaagctgctggtggcagtggaCGAGAAGCTGAGCGAGTCGGAcgtgaagcagcagctcctgcagcatgcCCCAGCAGACAAGAGGGA CATCCTGGCCAGCTTCATCTGTGGCCTCTTCAACCTCTATGAAGATCTCTATTTCACCTACCTCGAGATCAACCCCTTAG TAGTAACTGCTGCTGGGGTCTACGTCCTGGACCTGGCTGCCAAGATCGATGCCACCGCAGACTACATCTGCAAAGTCAAGTGGGGGGATGTGGAGTTCCCTCCCCCCTTTGGCAGAGAAGCTTACCCAGAGGCAA cCTACATTGCTGACCTGGATGCCAAGAGTGGAGCCAGCCTGAAGCTCACTATCCTGAACCCCAAGGGCAGGATCTGGACCATGGTGGCTGGTGGTGGTGCCTCTGTGGTTTACAG TGACACCATCTGTGACCTGGGGGGCGTGGACGAGTTGGCCAACTACGGAGAGTACTCAGGAGCCCCAAGTGAGCAGCAGACCTACGACTATGCCAAGACCATCCTGTCCCTCATGACACGAGAGAAGCACCCTGAAG GTAAAATCCTGATCATTGGGGGCAGCATTGCAAACTTCACCAACGTGGCAGCCACCTTCAAG GGCATCGTGAGGGCCATCAAGGACTACCAGGGGCCCCTGAAGGAGCACGAGGTGAGGATCTTCGTGCGCAGAGGAGGCCCAAACTACCAGGAGGGGCTGCGAGTGATGGGGGAAGTTG GGAAGACCACTGGCATCCCCATCCACGTCTTTGGTACTGAGACTCACATGACTGCCATCGTGGGCATGGCACTGGGGCACCGACCCATCCCCAaccagccaccagctgctgcccacacagccaACTTCCTGCTGAATGCCAGCGGCAGCCCCTCG AcgccagcccccagcagaacaGCTTCCTTCTCCGAGTCCAAGGCAGACGACAGTGCTCCGGCCAAGAAGGcgaaggcagcagcacctctgg GCAAGGCCACGACGCTGTTCAGCCGCCACACCAAGGCCATCATCTGGGGCATGCAGAccagggcagtgcagggcaTGTTGGACTTCGACTACATCTGCTCCCGGGACGAGCCCTCCGTGGCTGCCATGGTCTACCCCTTCAC TGGGGACCACAGGCAGAAGTTCTACTGGGGCCACAAAGAGATCCTGATCCCAGTCTACAAGAACATGGCAGATGCCATGAGGAAGCACCCGGAGGTGGATGTGCTCATCAACTTCGCCTCGCTACGCTCCGCCTACGACAGCACCGTGGAGACCATGAACTACCCACAG ATCCGCACCATTGCCATCATCGCCGAGGGCATTCCCGAGGCCCTGACTCGAAAACTGATCAAGGCAGCTGACAAGAAGGGAGTCACCATCATCGGGCCTGCAACG GTTGGTGGGATCAAACCAGGCTGCTTTAAGATAGGCAACACTGGGGGCATGCTGGACAACATCCTGGCATCCAAGCTGTACCGGCCTGGCAGCGTGGCCTACGTGTCCCGCTCCGGGGGCATGTCCAACGAGCTCAACAACATCATCTCCAGGACCACTGATGGTGTCTACGAGGGGGTGGCCATCGGGGGAGACAG GTACCCTGGCTCCACCTTCATGGACCACGTCCTGCGCTACCAGGACACCCCAGGGGTGAAGATGATTGTGGTGCTTGGAGAG ATCGGAGGCACAGAGGAGTACAAGATCTGCAGGGGTGTTAAGGAGGGTCGGATCACCAAGCCAGTGGTGTGCTGGTGCATTGGCACTTGTGCCACCATGTTCTCCTCAGAG GTGCAGTTTGGCCACGCAGGAGCTTGTGCCAACCAGGCCTCTGAAACTGCTGTGGCCAAGAACAAAGCCCTGAAGGATGCTGGAGTCTTTGTGCCCCGCAGCTTCGATGAGCTGGGAGAGGTCATTCA ATCTGTCTACCAGGATCTCGTGGCCAAGAGAGTGATTGAGCCAGCTGAGGAAGTGCCTCCTCCAACGGTGCCAATGGATTACTCCTGGGCCAGG gagctggggctgatcCGCAAGCCTGCGTCCTTCATGACCAGCATCTGCGACGAGCGCGGGCAGGAGCTGATCTACGCTGGGATGCCCATCACAGAGGTCTTCAAGGAGGAGATGGGCATCGGGGGGGTGCTGGGCCTGCTCTGGTTCCAAAAGAG gctgcccaggtatgCCTGCCAGTTCATCGAGATGTGCCTGATGGTGACAGCAGACCACGGCCCTGCTGTGTCTGGAGCCCACAACACCATCGTCTGTGCCAGAGCTGGCAAGGACCtgatctccagcctcacctctggCCTGCTCACCATT ggTGACCGCTTCGGAGGAGCCCTGGATGCTGCAGCCAAGAtgttcagcaaggcctttgacagtGGCATCATCCCCATGGAGTTTGTCAATAAgatgaagaaagaagggaagctgATCATGGGCATTGGCCACAGAGTCAAATCA ATCAATAACCCAGACATGAGGGTGCAGATCCTCAAGGACTATGTGAAGCAGCACTTCCCTGCCACCCCCCTGCTGGACTATGCACTCGAGGTGGAGAAGATCACAACCTCCAAG aaACCAAACCTGATCCTGAACGTGGATGGCATCATTGGGGTTGCCTTCGTGGATGTGCTCAGGAACTGTGGCTCCTTCACACG GGAAGAAGCAGATGAATACATTGACATAGGGGCCCTGAATGGCATCTTCGTGCTGGGCAGGAGCATGGGATTCATTG GCCACTACCTGGACCAGAAGAGGCTGAAGCAAGGTCTGTACAGGCACCCCTGGGATGACATCTCCTACGTCCTGCCAGAGCACATGACCATGTGA
- the NT5C3B gene encoding 7-methylguanosine phosphate-specific 5'-nucleotidase: MGAGVLRKEPSALLLLPGSEQAAEETQEAAGASRPPRQRRAQPRTLQHCSGKLRAPPLRSAAAPSTAWDSCGHLRSGPGQLLAPLGAPAGTSAPTPGSSWHRLGLLRAPPLRPRAAPGTAPAQAPPRGCAASARPYRERIEMVPELQNATVRMRRPERVQAILSAMKEQGRDKLQIISDFDMTLSRFLCHGRRCPTSHSILDNSRVISEDGKKKLQELMHHYYPIEIDPNRTLEEKRPLMVEWWTRAHELLSQQKIQQGDIAQIVRESGVMLRAGFRELFEQLHQHRVPLCIFSAGVGDVVEEVLCQAGALRPNVRVVSNYMDFDEQGVLRGFKGPLIHTYNKNNSVLQGTAYFQQLSTRTSIILLGDSMGDLSMADGVPTVEHILKIGFLNDKVEERRGRYLEAFDIVLESDETLEVVNGILQYLLCQT, translated from the exons atgggggcTGGGGTTCTCCGGaaggagccttctgctctgctccttcttcctggctcggagcaggctgcagaggagactcaagAGGCCGCGGGAGCCTCCAGGCCCCCCAGGCAGCGCCGGGCACAGCCGAGAACCCTCCAGCACTGCTCGGGGAAGCTGCGGGCACCTCCGCTGcggtctgcagcagctcccagcacggCTTGGGACTCCTGCGGGCACCTCCGCTCCGGCCccgggcagctcctggcaccgcTTGGGGCTCCTGCGGGCACCTCCGCTCCGACCccgggcagctcctggcaccgcTTGGGGCTCCTGCGGGCACCTCCGCTCCGGCCccgggcagctcctggcaccgcCCCCGCGCAGGCTCCTCCCCGCGGCTGCGCGGCCTCGGCTCGGCCCTACCGGGAGCGGATCGAGATG GTGCCGGAGCTGCAGAACGCCACAGTCCGCATGCGGCGGCCGGAGCGGGTGCAGGCGATCCTGAGCGCCatgaaggagcagggcagggacaagCTGCAG ATCATTTCTGACTTCGACATGACTCTGAGCAGGTTCCTGTGCCACGGCCGCCGCTGCCCTACTTCACACA GCATCCTGGACAACAGCAGAGTCATCAGTGAGGATGGCAAGAAGAAG ctgcaggagctgatgcACCATTACTACCCCATCGAGATCGATCCCAACCGCACCTTGGAGGAGAAACGACCTCTGATGGTGGAGTG GTGGACCAGGGCCCACGAGCTGCTGTCACAGCAGAAGATCCAGCAGGGTGACATTGCCCAGATCGTCAGGGAGTCGGGCGTGATGCTGAG GGCTGGCTTCAGAGAGCTCTTTGAgcagctgcaccagcacagggtcCCTCTCTGCATCTTCTCTGCGGGCGTCGGGGACGTGGTGGAGGAggtcctgtgccaggctggtgcCCTGCGCCCCAACGTCCGCGTGGTCTCCAACTACATGGACTTCGACGAGCAg GGAGTCCTGAGAGGCTTCAAGGGACCTCTCATCCACACCTACAACAAGAACAACAGCgtcctgcagggcacagcctacttccagcagctcagcaccaggacGAGCATCATCCTGCTGGGGGACTCCATGGGTGACCTGAGCATGGCAGATGGTGTGCCCACCGTGGAGCACATCCTCAAGATTGGCTTCCTCAATGACAAG GTGGAGGAGCGCAGGGGGAGGTACTTGGAGGCCTTCGACATTGTGCTGGAGAGCGACGAgaccctggaggtggtcaatggcatcctgcagTACCTCCTCTGCCAGACCTGA